A single region of the Plutella xylostella chromosome 7, ilPluXylo3.1, whole genome shotgun sequence genome encodes:
- the LOC105386394 gene encoding NGFI-A-binding protein homolog has translation MCASEQGDMESPEAAGRPPPPLAPAAPPNGSNKIIGRNINGTMVVTSAPANEAELQLYRVMQRASLLAYYDTLLEMGGDDVQQLCDAGEEEFLEIMALVGMASKPLHVRRLQKALQEWVTNPALFQMPIVPNLCPTENPFMQCNQRLLNMPASIPNVLPRTVASPESSRPMYSPSPGAPDNSCGSTTSATSPVQNQSSTFTKIVLPTSPAPTAPISSTVTRSFSPQSACPPASAGSSPSSVTSPVQLTPVLLDVQVSKLAAAAEKLSKHLPQLEPKPQNTKKKMCKDLELVMQMPETDPRRMEEIRKYAAIYGRFDCKRKPEKPLTLHEVMVNEAAAQMCRYVPALLTRRDELFPLARQVVRRAGLHYSKHGLPPTASTGSDRDDDEAPSKRPRQESEEGNGPDTAKNNSNHGWWGVKVESDDADSRCSYSSISTPPLDTEESRPQVVAARGDSIIAVANPALQPAAPHPARNHSN, from the exons ATGTGTGCGAGCGAGCAGGGCGACATGGAGAGCCCGGAGGCCGCGgggcgcccgcccccgcccctcgcccccgccgcgccgcccaaCGGATCCAATAAGATCATCGGAAGGAACATCAATGGCACCA TGGTGGTGACGTCAGCGCCGGCCAACGAGGCGGAGTTGCAGCTGTACCGCGTCATGCAGCGCGCCAGCCTGCTCGCCTACTATGATACCCTGTTGGAAATGG GTGGCGATGACGTCCAGCAACTATGCGACGCCGGTGAAGAGGAATTCCTCGAAATAATGGCTTTAGTGGGCATGGCGTCCAAGCCGCTGCACGTCAGACGGCTGCAAAAAGCTCTGCAGGAGTGGGTCACCAACCCAGCCCTCTTCCAAATGCCCATAGTCCCCAACCTCTGTCCCACAGAAAACCCCTTCATGCAATGCAACCAAAGACTTTTAAACATGCCAGCGTCAATACCAAATGTTTTACCCAGAACGGTAGCCTCACCAGAGAGTAGTAGACCAATGTACAGTCCGTCCCCCGGAGCTCCTGACAACAGCTGTGGTTCCACCACATCAGCCACCAGTCCTGTACAGAATCAATCGTCAACGTTCACCAAAATAGTCCTTCCCACCTCCCCTGCGCCCACCGCTCCTATTTCGTCCACAGTGACCCGTTCATTTTCTCCTCAAAGCGCGTGTCCGCCAGCCTCAGCTGGATCCAGTCCTTCCTCAGTCACCTCTCCAGTCCAACTCACACCAGTACTCCTAGACGTCCAGGTGTCAAAGCTAGCGGCCGCGGCGGAGAAGTTGAGCAAACATCTGCCGCAGTTGGAGCCGAAGCCGCAGAACACTAAGAAGAAGATGTGCAAGGACTTGGAGCTGGTGATGCAGATGCCGGAGACTGACCCGCGCCGCATGGAGGAGATCAGGAAGTACGCCGCCATCTACGGACGCTTCGACTGCAAGCGGAAGCCGGAGAAACCGCTCACGTTGCATGAG GTGATGGTGAACGAGGCAGCCGCGCAGATGTGCCGCTACGTGCCGGCGCTACTTACTCGGAGAGACGAGCTGTTCCCACTAGCGAGGCAGGTGGTCAGGAGAGCCGGCCTGCACTACTCTAAGCATGG CCTCCCTCCCACGGCTTCAACGGGCTCCGACCGAGACGACGACGAGGCGCCGAGCAAGCGGCCGCGGCAG GAAAGTGAGGAGGGAAATGGCCCGGATACAGCGAAAAACAATTCTAACCACGG GTGGTGGGGCGTGAAAGTGGAGAGCGACGATGCGGATTCACGCTGCTCCTACTCCAGCATCAGCACGCCGCCGCTT GACACAGAAGAGTCCCGCCCTCAAGTAGTAGCGGCCCGAGGAGACAGCATCATAGCCGTCGCCAACCCCGCCCTGcagcccgccgcgccgcaccCGGCTAGGAACCACTCCaactga
- the LOC105386395 gene encoding uncharacterized protein LOC105386395 — MERFDSMDSNGSDYECCGGGSCSRSDSISLPFDPGCLENVILNIGDVFDLRVLMSSDRVKGALLLTGGLAVAGGLLGRHVGGQLGAAVGGAVGGACGLGIVAISMRDIWQEIKAKLSELFDIVYDYLAGMGINDYRKAFSFITQKNAMSKELAMVVVQFTASVLGKKVLSSLTQGQG; from the exons ATGGAACGCTTTGATTCAATGGACTCCAATGGTTCTGACTACGAAtgctgcggcggcggcagtTGCTCCAGGAGTGATAGCATCTCGCTGCCCTTCGACCCTGGCTGTCTGGAGAACGTCATCCTCAACATTGGAGATGTCTTCGACCTTCGCGTCTTGATGTCAAGCGATCGGGTTAAAG GAGCTTTGCTGCTGACGGGCGGGCTAGCAGTGGCGGGCGGGCTGCTAGGGCGGCACGTGGGCGGGCAGCTGGGCGCCGCCGTCGGAGGCGCTGTGGGCGGCGCCTGCGGACTGGGCATCGTCG CCATATCAATGCGCGACATCTGGCAAGAAATCAAAGCTAAGCTATCTGAGCTTTTCGACATCGTCTACGATTACTTAGCGGGCATGGGCATCAACGACTACAGGAAAGCCTTCAGTTTCATTACTCAGAAGAATGCCATGTCCAAAGAGTTGGCTATGGTGGTCGTCCAGTTCACCGCTTCTGTTCTAGGCAAGAAGGTCCTATCCAGCCTGACTCAGGGGCAGGGGTAA